The Anabas testudineus chromosome 11, fAnaTes1.2, whole genome shotgun sequence genome has a segment encoding these proteins:
- the LOC113155135 gene encoding zinc finger protein 516-like, producing the protein METEERKDVSLKCTATINTETEEDVTSGHTCAVCGRSFPLLSSLSQHMRRHTREKPYKCPYCEHRTAQKGRLKAHIRSHKLGLFSHNLSDTEGNGNQEQKDNTETPDTPEIISTSDKAHNVNGKIKKKGTKKKVKGKEGAEVSDGADAGSFSCTICGQVFPQVILLKSHMKRHRSSQDHGCRICGRRFRQAWFLQSHMRIHRVKGRLKSSKSNEPPATINGVPQDPASLMNEECLYELCAGCGNFFSDRKTLRIHEKLHKLNHSRSQMQNLPQENHDASETHIPKKHFLESLNLTCAGRKETSEQKTLSRRIPELDPVCSYQAWQLATKGRLVEATEKCLGWEERLADAEVAYDTEKGEYVPRKQEKKRKQINNSSSSVKKKKGDAGFDQKKVCQKDRILLNGLGHAFYEALQAKKAKGVQFSPKQTKSIGDQEQEDKNPYFCEHCDFHTADATLLRSHLHKNHQDVLGLYSKHSPILDNHSGSKASRYMDYLRHRSVLLSQPYWNPYTCLPGQASVESNIKTEKSSGSEVKEHRQTTTDTSILLNLSALPVSEGDGAVNYQVKTESLVRHQCPYCSHTTNYPEVLWIHQRVAHRVDGNSSVAPKWAPWSNNLKSFKAGVSQWRRTGPPPFLEGKDCPALPAPRTQRTQRPGYTTPSSSVSSKHSAPKTHSGVIKSKHQSKDSRSSEGTHPRGRVGLLPQKKSDEHGRALEGGSKGSSAQGTSSSSTVHNKSVSSFQPVGNSKQKGPRAAVEGNFPPEGLGFMLARNHGGTTNTATNRPHSRRQSCDSSSGPKGPDVWAAMNMWGLHGSKAYLEPLLFAQGKTESTGETPMDIDILSLLKNYSPHDLAALYQHWGFVDPRIDPQAMLQINGNFGNEVHSSSEASKQVNSRSTSSSGSLNKGT; encoded by the exons atggagacagaagagagaaaggacGTATCACTGAAATGCACAGCTACTataaatacagagacagaagaggacgTGACCTCTGGCCACACCTGTGCAGTGTGTGGTCGTAGCTTTCCACTTCTCAGCTCTCTGTCCCAGCACATGAGGAGACACACAAGAGAGAAACCTTACAAGTGCCCATACTGTGAGCACAGGACAGCTCAGAAAGGCCGTTTGAAGGCCCACATCCGAAGCCATAAACTGGGCCTATTCAGCCATAATCTCAGTGACACCGAGGGTAATGGAAATCAAGAGCAGAAAGATAACACTGAGACACCTGACACTCCTGAAATCATCAGCACGTCTGACAAAGCTCATAATGTAAAtgggaaaataaagaagaaaggaaCCAAGAAAAAAGTTAAGGGGAAAGAGGGTGCTGAGGTCAGTGATGGAGCTGATGCGGGGTCTTTTTCCTGCACCATTTGTGGCCAGGTTTTCCCTCAGGTAATACTCCTTAAATCCCACATGAAAAGGCACCGAAGCTCCCAGGATCACGGTTGCCGAATTTGTGGACGCCGCTTCCGTCAGGCATGGTTCCTCCAAAGTCATATGCGCATACACAGGGTCAAAGGCCGGCTAAAGAGTAGCAAAAGCAATGAGCCACCTGCCACAATCAATGGTGTTCCTCAGGACCCAGCATCATTGATGAATGAAGAGTGCCTGTATGAGCTCTGTGCTGGCTGTGGTAACTTTTTTAGTGACCGCAAGACTTTGCGAATACATGAAAAGCTACATAAACTGAACCACAGCCGCAGTCAGATGCAAAATCTACCACAAGAAAACCATGACGCCTCTGAGACCCACATtcctaaaaaacattttttggaaaGCTTAAACCTCACGTGTGCTGGACGTAAGGAAACATCTGAGCAAAAGACCCTCAGCAGACGAATTCCAGAGCTCGATCCTGTTTGTAGCTATCAAGCGTGGCAGTTGGCTACAAAGGGGCGACTAGTGGAAGCCACGGAGAAGTGTCTGGGATGGGAAGAGAGACTAGCTGATGCTGAGGTGGCATATGACACAGAAAAGGGCGAGTATGTGCCCCggaaacaggagaagaagagaaagcaaaTCAACAACTCTAGCTCCAgtgtaaagaagaagaaaggcgACGCGGGCTTTGATCAAAAGAAGGTTTGTCAGAAGGATCGCATTCTGCTGAATGGACTTGGTCACGCATTTTATGAGGCATTACAAGCTAAGAAGGCCAAAGGTGTTCAGTTCTCGCCTAAACAGACAAAGAGCATCGGGGACCAAGAACAGGAGG ATAAAAACCCATACTTCTGTGAGCACTGTGATTTCCATACTGCTGATGCCACACTACTCAGGTCTCACCTACACAAGAACCATCAGGACGTCTTGGGTCTCTACAGCAAACACAGCCCCATTTTGGACAACCATAGTGGTTCCAAAGCCTCAAGATACATGGACTACCTCAGACACAGAAGTGTGTTGCTCAGTCAGCCATACTGGAATCCTTACACATGTCTGCCTGGCCAGGCGTCAGTAgaatcaaacattaaaacagaaaagtcGAGTGGTAGTGAGGTcaaagagcacagacagacgACTACTGATACTAGCATTCTGCTCAATTTGTCTGCATTACCTGTGAGTGAAGGAGATGGCGCTGTTAATTATCAAGTAAAAACAGAGAGCCTCGTGAGACATCAGTGCCCATACTGCTCCCACACAACCAACTACCCAGAGGTTCTGTGGATCCATCAGCGGGTTGCACACAGAGTGGATGGGAACAGCTCCGTGGCGCCCAAATGGGCACCGTGGTCGAACAATCTCAAGAGTTTTAAGGCAGGCGTCTCCCAGTGGAGACGCACAGGGCCTCCACCATTTCTCGAAGGCAAGGACTGCCCTGCTTTACCTGCTCCAAGAACTCAACGCACACAGCGTCCAGGTTACACAACTCCCAGCAGCAGTGTCAGTAGCAAGCACTCAGCCCCTAAAACCCATTCAGGTGTCATTAAGTCCAAACACCAGTCAAAGGACTCACGCTCTTCAGAGGGTACACACCCTAGAGGGAGGGTGGGACTTCTACCTCAGAAGAAGTCTGACGAACACGGCCGAGCTTTAGAGGGGGGCAGTAAAGGCTCCAGTGCCCAAGGTACTTCATCAAGCAGTACTGTGCACAACAAGAGTGTCTCTAGTTTCCAGCCTGTTGGCAACTCCAAACAAAAAGGCCCCAGAGCTGCAGTGGAGGGAAACTTCCCACCGGAGGGTTTGGGTTTTATGTTGGCCAGGAACCATGGTGGGACAACTAACACAGCTACAAATAGACCCCATTCCCGCAGGCAGTCGTGTGACTCCTCTTCAGGTCCTAAGGGTCCTGATGTTTGGGCTGCCATGAACATGTGGGGGCTACATGGAAGCAAAGCATATTTAGAACCACTCCTTTTTGCTCAGGGAAAGACTGAATCAACAGGAGAGACGCCAATGGACATTGATATCCTGAGTCTCCTGAAAAACTATAGCCCCCACGATCTGGCTGCTCTCTATCAGCACTGGGGCTTTGTTGACCCCAGGATTGATCCACAAG CAATGTTGCAGATAAATGGAAATTTTGGAAATGAAGTCCATTCCTCCTCTGAAGCTTCCAAACAA GTCAACAGCCGCTCCACTTCCTCCTCAGGGTCTCTGAATAAAGGAACTTGA
- the LOC113155389 gene encoding relaxin-3 receptor 1-like codes for MSNINFKTVNGCSADPSCNNSHLIFHNMSMYNWLEIADDGSLWLRIFISVVYFMVATAGVLGNLLVMFLLYSTRTITKGTINFFVFNLALAHLLFSLALPFWAVDIALDYSWPFGLATCKAVSLLTGLNVFASCFFLTAMSLTRYCYIATALKPSAFLCSRSWTFPVATAFIWAGALGAAAPRAVFADLRVVGSGNDTTCLLRFPAGTAWLGINQLLRVVLGFLLPYTIIILSYLLLLRFLCRHKLKGTNSRRKADISKSVAVVVLSFCVCWFPYNMLTFWGVLIQLDIVDICPSFYLAQTYFFPLANCLAFASSCFNPVIYCLARKEYRLALHNVLFKLSLAIMSKMPYGINSEDGSAQAGQPVIPLNNMPSQETQTETRNYAPLSTLPTAVSAL; via the coding sequence atgtcaaacattaacTTCAAGACAGTGAATGGTTGCAGTGCAGATCCATCCTGCAATAACTCCCACCTGATTTTTCACAACATGAGCATGTACAATTGGCTGGAGATTGCTGATGATGGATCCCTCTGGCTGAGAATATTCATCTCTGTGGTGTACTTCATGGTGGCTACTGCAGGAGTGTTGGGGAATTTGTTAGTGATGTTCTTGCTTTATTCTACTCGTACCATCACTAAGGGCACCATCAATTTCTTTGTGTTCAACCTAGCCTTGGCTCACCTGCTGTTCTCCCTGGCCTTGCCATTCTGGGCTGTGGACATTGCTCTGGACTACAGCTGGCCTTTCGGCTTGGCCACATGCAAGGCTGTATCCTTACTTACTGGGCTGAATGTATTTGCGAGCTGCTTTTTCCTGACAGCTATGAGTTTGACCCGCTACTGCTATATTGCAACTGCGCTCAAACCCAGTGCCTTCCTGTGCAGTAGATCGTGGACTTTTCCGGTGGCCACGGCTTTTATCTGGGCCGGAGCACTTGGAGCAGCGGCACCCCGAGCTGTGTTTGCAGACCTGAGAGTTGTGGGCAGTGGCAACGACACAACATGCCTGCTCCGTTTCCCAGCTGGTACGGCCTGGCTTGGAATAAATCAGCTGCTGCGAGTAGTGCTGGGATTTCTGCTGCCCTACACCATTATCATCCTCTCCTACCTACTTCTGCTGCGCTTCCTGTGCCGCCACAAACTGAAAGGGACCAACTCTCGGCGAAAAGCTGATATTTCAAAGTCAGTGGCAGTGGTGGTGCTTTCATTCTGTGTCTGCTGGTTCCCGTACAACATGCTCACTTTTTGGGGTGTCCTGATCCAACTTGATATTGTTGACATCTGCCCCTCATTCTACTTGGCTCAAACATACTTTTTCCCTCTGGCTAACTGCTTGGCTTTCGCCAGCAGCTGCTTCAACCCTGTCATCTACTGCCTGGCTAGAAAAGAATACCGCCTGGCTCTCCATAATGTGCTCTTCAAATTGAGCCTGGCTATTATGTCCAAGATGCCCTATGGCATTAATTCTGAGGACGGATCAGCGCAAGCTGGGCAACCAGTCATTCCTCTCAACAATATGCCCAGCCAAGAAACTCAAACAGAGACGAGGAATTACGCACCACTGTCGACGCTTCCAACAGCAGTATCCGCCTTGTAA